A region of Thermococcus argininiproducens DNA encodes the following proteins:
- a CDS encoding DUF371 domain-containing protein has protein sequence MLRERIICYGHENVRATHRSTLEITKEDYLTPKGDCIICIRANKGLNELSDELKEALKRGKKVKIRIIVDGLVDELEAFGDERLNFESEVSMVIRKSTYIDGRTLAIRANKAAKDIKRDIVEKLKNPEQKVIIELIVDDEL, from the coding sequence ATGCTTAGGGAGAGGATTATCTGCTATGGCCATGAGAATGTGAGGGCTACTCATCGCTCGACACTAGAAATAACCAAAGAAGACTACCTGACTCCCAAGGGCGATTGTATAATATGTATAAGGGCCAATAAAGGGTTGAATGAGTTGAGTGATGAATTAAAGGAAGCTCTGAAGAGGGGAAAGAAAGTTAAAATCCGAATAATTGTTGATGGGCTTGTTGATGAACTTGAGGCTTTTGGGGATGAGAGACTGAATTTTGAGAGCGAAGTTTCAATGGTAATAAGAAAGAGCACCTACATCGATGGTAGGACCCTAGCAATTAGGGCAAACAAAGCGGCGAAGGATATAAAGCGAGATATCGTGGAAAAGCTGAAAAACCCAGAGCAAAAAGTTATAATTGAGTTGATAGTGGATGATGAGCTTTAA
- a CDS encoding 30S ribosomal protein S17e, with protein sequence MGNIKQRFIKRTGRELFNRYPNEFTRDFEHNKKKVEELTNITSKTIRNRIAGYVTRLVRLKEEGKIL encoded by the coding sequence ATGGGAAACATTAAGCAACGTTTCATTAAGAGAACTGGGAGAGAACTCTTTAACAGATATCCAAATGAATTCACAAGAGATTTCGAGCACAACAAGAAAAAGGTTGAAGAGCTCACAAATATCACAAGCAAAACCATAAGAAACAGGATAGCAGGATACGTTACAAGGCTTGTAAGGCTTAAAGAAGAAGGAAAGATCCTTTAA
- a CDS encoding ArsR/SmtB family transcription factor — MEEHGRLLDVLGNETRRRILLLLTKRPYFVSELSKELRVGQKAVLEHLRILEGAGLIEGRVEKIPRGRPRKYYQIKRGIRLEVLLTPYSFGTEMYEPKIPRVTKEYEEVKQLIKSREPIEIKMKELADFLNEIEGRIEEYMRIKSELEEVRMLAETYMRNLMLRVARESENHFDELLREFEGILPREIIEDLKRIKKEFRV, encoded by the coding sequence ATGGAGGAGCATGGGAGATTGCTCGATGTCCTCGGAAACGAGACTAGGCGAAGGATATTATTACTGCTAACTAAAAGACCTTATTTCGTGAGTGAGCTTTCCAAAGAGCTGAGAGTTGGTCAAAAAGCTGTTTTAGAACATCTGCGGATTCTTGAGGGGGCTGGTTTAATAGAGGGAAGAGTAGAGAAAATCCCGAGAGGAAGGCCAAGAAAATACTATCAGATCAAACGCGGCATCAGACTTGAGGTACTTTTAACCCCGTACTCCTTTGGAACTGAGATGTATGAGCCAAAGATTCCAAGGGTCACTAAAGAGTACGAGGAGGTAAAGCAGCTCATTAAGTCTAGGGAGCCCATAGAGATAAAGATGAAGGAACTTGCAGACTTTCTAAATGAGATTGAGGGGAGGATAGAAGAGTACATGAGAATTAAAAGCGAGCTTGAGGAAGTCAGAATGCTTGCCGAAACTTATATGCGGAATCTCATGCTAAGAGTTGCCAGAGAAAGCGAGAACCACTTTGATGAGCTCTTACGAGAATTTGAGGGTATACTCCCCAGAGAAATAATTGAAGATCTAAAAAGGATAAAGAAAGAGTTCCGTGTTTAA
- a CDS encoding MBL fold metallo-hydrolase yields MKVIGDIHLVDNTFANVYLIVRDNKLIIIDTGLPEEYEKIIKYIDSLGRIPEEVEIIIATHAHYDHIGALKVLKEATGAKVAAHKEEIPYINGEKVFKKGYTPVSEPVDVEISLEDGDEIKGLKVIHSPGHTPGSICLLDLETKALFVGDLVVEQKGELYEVPHHYSIDPMKNREAIKELLEIDFNHLLPSHGNPVLNEGKEKLRELVERFLKSD; encoded by the coding sequence ATGAAAGTTATAGGAGACATTCACCTTGTGGATAACACGTTTGCAAACGTCTATCTCATAGTGAGAGATAACAAGCTCATAATAATAGACACCGGCCTGCCAGAAGAGTATGAGAAAATAATAAAATACATAGACAGCCTTGGCCGAATTCCGGAGGAAGTGGAGATTATTATAGCCACTCACGCTCATTATGACCATATAGGGGCACTGAAAGTCCTTAAAGAAGCCACGGGAGCAAAGGTTGCCGCTCATAAGGAGGAGATCCCATACATAAATGGGGAGAAAGTTTTCAAAAAAGGCTACACACCAGTTTCAGAGCCTGTTGATGTCGAGATTTCTCTAGAAGATGGGGATGAAATTAAAGGGCTTAAAGTTATTCACTCTCCCGGCCACACTCCTGGAAGCATTTGTTTGCTTGATCTAGAGACAAAGGCCCTATTTGTCGGTGACTTAGTTGTGGAGCAAAAGGGGGAGCTTTACGAGGTTCCACATCATTATTCCATTGACCCAATGAAGAACAGGGAAGCTATAAAGGAGCTTTTGGAGATTGATTTCAACCATTTGCTGCCGAGTCATGGAAATCCTGTCTTAAATGAGGGGAAGGAGAAGTTGAGGGAGTTAGTGGAAAGGTTTTTAAAGAGTGATTAA
- a CDS encoding EVE domain-containing protein produces the protein MPYWLCITNRENWKIIKNNNIWGVPEKRHKNTLLKVKPKDKVIIYIKQEKDQEGNTLEPKIVAIYEVVSEPFKDSKKVFKAPKNSNETYPWRIKLKLIKSGEIEFKPLIPKLSFIKNKKKWSTHLFGKAMREIPEEDYKLIEKLL, from the coding sequence ATGCCGTATTGGCTTTGTATAACAAATAGAGAAAATTGGAAAATAATAAAGAACAATAATATCTGGGGTGTTCCAGAGAAGAGACACAAAAATACGCTCCTAAAAGTTAAACCTAAGGATAAAGTGATCATCTATATCAAGCAAGAAAAAGACCAGGAGGGAAACACTCTAGAGCCAAAGATTGTTGCTATTTACGAGGTTGTCAGTGAACCATTCAAGGACTCTAAAAAAGTGTTTAAAGCTCCAAAAAATAGTAATGAAACATATCCCTGGAGAATTAAACTTAAACTCATTAAGTCCGGCGAAATCGAATTTAAGCCTTTAATTCCAAAATTAAGTTTTATCAAGAACAAAAAGAAATGGTCAACACACTTATTCGGAAAAGCCATGCGTGAGATCCCAGAAGAAGATTATAAATTAATTGAGAAACTCCTTTAA
- a CDS encoding TRM11 family SAM-dependent methyltransferase, translating into MDRYVPMREVPFDEYLEYVKTHDHVIIENRKITIGKSLHINTFQPSKFELESSTVWSFPDRGKWATHYANAKYRGNWAPQVPRNLILKYTKPKEVVLDAFLGSGTTLIECKLLGRHGIGIDINYEALMVAWDRLNFTYTPQLEKKADLSAFLHGKEEKEEKEWIEPTIKLYHGDARNLDKIDDESIDLIATHPPYANIISYSKKAKLEVKGDLSKVVSVDEFVDEMQKVASEFYRVLKPGRHAAILMGDTRRHRHYVPIAFRVMEAFLEVGFILKEDIIKLQHNMIGTIPWKKWHRDFHLIAHEHLFIFRKPGKGENVRKFKESIKWWMG; encoded by the coding sequence ATGGACAGATATGTCCCAATGCGAGAAGTTCCATTTGACGAATATCTGGAATATGTAAAAACACATGATCATGTGATTATTGAGAACAGAAAAATTACAATTGGAAAATCCCTTCATATAAATACCTTCCAACCCTCTAAGTTCGAGTTGGAAAGTTCCACTGTGTGGAGTTTTCCTGACCGAGGAAAATGGGCCACTCATTATGCTAATGCTAAATACAGGGGGAATTGGGCCCCTCAAGTGCCAAGGAATTTGATCTTAAAATATACAAAGCCTAAAGAAGTAGTGTTAGATGCATTTTTAGGAAGTGGCACAACGTTGATAGAATGTAAGCTTTTAGGAAGACATGGAATCGGAATTGACATTAATTATGAAGCTCTAATGGTAGCATGGGATAGACTTAATTTCACATATACTCCCCAATTAGAGAAGAAAGCAGATTTAAGTGCATTTCTTCACGGAAAAGAAGAAAAAGAAGAAAAAGAGTGGATCGAACCTACAATAAAACTTTATCATGGGGATGCCAGAAATCTCGATAAAATAGATGATGAAAGTATAGATTTGATAGCTACCCATCCACCTTATGCCAATATTATTAGTTACAGTAAAAAAGCTAAATTAGAAGTTAAAGGGGATCTTTCTAAAGTTGTCTCAGTCGATGAATTTGTTGATGAAATGCAAAAAGTCGCTAGTGAGTTTTATAGGGTTCTAAAACCTGGCAGGCATGCTGCCATACTTATGGGAGATACAAGAAGGCACAGGCATTATGTGCCTATTGCTTTTAGAGTTATGGAAGCATTTTTGGAAGTGGGTTTTATATTGAAAGAAGACATTATAAAGTTGCAACACAATATGATTGGTACAATTCCTTGGAAAAAATGGCATCGGGATTTCCATTTAATCGCTCATGAGCACTTGTTTATATTTAGAAAGCCAGGAAAAGGAGAAAACGTTAGAAAATTTAAAGAAAGTATAAAATGGTGGATGGGTTAG